A single region of the Anguilla rostrata isolate EN2019 chromosome 11, ASM1855537v3, whole genome shotgun sequence genome encodes:
- the zgc:66479 gene encoding uncharacterized abhydrolase domain-containing protein DDB_G0269086 — protein sequence MTARHRKGKSNHKFDENSFKHEALEAESRGGNHYALLFILFLMIVIGGATVAWFCLQQHQTITYLADNLMGVQMKMVKLQTFQEEMRKTNEKLHSSEGFEHRLHALEEAYVQAQKQVGVALATAEQLKTSDLPAQVLSLHTEMKARLEEVQQSAVSTEQLALLQGALRSRSEEFEAFQADVAALAGANADLTVTVEGLSGGLATAESKLEEQAGRVGALASQLEGQIVDLLSLREALALHKAQLEASSQEIVVVRELLEVGEAQKAQLVTVEEQLSSVRHSLEEQNMVAQSLHSELKAQLHAIQSQVKQFEGSETEEAQAEEQGEQAAPALEEVAWNEPVQEEEQVTAPVPEEVPSEQAVEELLAPVLEEVPSEQPLDEEVTAPVPEEVPSEEPVEEEELAAPVPEEVPSEQLMEEEELPASVPEEAPEEQLVEEEAQAAADPEEVPQSEEEPAQQGQEEQTLPIEEEVGLSEEDLVDSRGAPEEVQEEVQEELAEQGDDTLEEEEQLVEEDQIIEEAMEQTEEGDAFLEQE from the exons ATGACAGCACGGCATCGAAAAGGGAAAAGCAACCACAAATTCGATGAGAACTCTTTTAAACACGAAGCGTTGGAAGCAGAGTCACGAGGAGGAAATCACTATgcattattgtttattttattcctaaTGATCGTGATCGGAGGGGCAACTGTCGCCTGGTTCTGCCTCCAACAGCACCAGACCATAACCTACTTGGCCGACAACCTCATGGGGGTACAAATGAAAATGGTGAAGCTCCAGACGTTCCAAGAAGAAATGCGAAAGACAAACGAAAAG CTCCACAGCTCAGAGGGGTTCGAGCACAGGCTGCATGCGCTTGAGGAGGCCTACGTGCAGGCCCAGAagcaggtgggcgtggccttggCCACGGCCGAGCAGTTGAAGACCTCGGACCTCCCCGCCCAGGTGCTGTCGCTGCACACTGAGATGAAGGCCCGGCTGGAGGAGGTCCAGCAGTCAGCCGTCTCCACAGAGCAGCTGgccctcctgcagggggcgctgcggAGCCGCAGCGAGGAGTTCGAGGCCTTCCAGGCGGACGTGGCGGCGCTGGCCGGGGCCAATGCTGACCTGACCGTCACCGTGGAGGGGCTCTCCGGTGGGCTGGCCACCGCCGAATCTAAGCTGGAGGAGCAAGCTGGCCGGGTGGGCGCCCTGGCCTCGCAGCTGGAAGGCCAGATCGTAGACCTGTTGAGCCTGAGGGAGGCCCTGGCCCTTCACAAGGCCCAGCTCGAGGCCAGCTCACAGGAGATTGTGGTTGTGAG AGAGCTTCTGGAGGTGGGAGAGGCCCAGAAGGCCCAACTGGTGACTGTGGAGGAGCAGCTCAGTTCGGTTCGACACAGCCTGGAAGAGCAAAATATGGTGGCCCAGTCCCTGCATTCAGAGCTGAAAGCACAGCTCCATGCTATCCAGAGCCAGGTCAAGCAG TTTGAGGGCTCTGAGACTGAGGAGGCACAAGCAGAAGAACAGGGGGAGCAGGCTGCTCCTGCTTTGGAGGAGGTGGCATGGAATGAGCCAGTTCAGGAAGAGGAGCAGGTAACAGCTCCTGTCCCGGAAGAGGTACCATCAGAGCAGGCTGTGGAGGAGCTGTTAGCACCAGTGCTGGAGGAGGTGCCATCGGAACAGCCACTGGATGAGGAGGTGACTGCTCCTGTGCCGGAGGAGGTGCCATCGGAAGAgccagtggaggaggaggaactggCTGCTCCTGTACCAGAGGAGGTGCCATCAGAACAACTGATGGAGGAAGAAGAGCTCCCTGCCTCTGTGCCAGAGGAGGCTCCTGAGGAGCAGcttgtggaggaggaggcgcaggcaGCTGCTGACCCCGAGGAGGTCCCTCAGAGTGAGGAGGAACCTGCTCAACAGGGGCAAGAGGAGCAGACTTTGCCAATTGAGGAGGAGGTGGGTTTGAGTGAGGAAGACCTTGTAGACTCCAGAGGAGCACCAGAGGAGGTGCAGGAAGAGGTACAAGAGGAGTTAGCAGAGCAGGGAGATGACACactggaggaagaggaacagcTAGTTGAGGAGGACCAGATCATTGAAGAGGCCATGGAGCAGACAGAAGAAGGAGATGCTTTCTTGGAACAAGAAT ag